A part of Crassostrea angulata isolate pt1a10 chromosome 5, ASM2561291v2, whole genome shotgun sequence genomic DNA contains:
- the LOC128185664 gene encoding uncharacterized protein LOC128185664, with the protein MQCPDDKYFHSITKTCTDCTPGYYGPNCTIPCRYPGYGPGCQKECSCNMTVCSHVNGCSGYDLDGHESTTSNHDLPMIIGLSLGFGIVLMIVAFVVITVANRKFYTRHIRENAHYVGSVATEHNYTRNNLDRTPEPYTSYCSASEATESSIYMLASSCR; encoded by the exons ATGCAGTGCCCAGATGATAAATACTTCCATTCAATAACGAAAACCTGCACag ATTGTACGCCTGGTTATTATGGACCTAACTGCACGATACCATGTCGTTATCCGGGATATGGGCCAGGGTGTCAAAAGGAATGTAGCTGTAATATGACAGTCTGCAGTCACGTCAATGGATGCTCTGGATATGATTTAGACG GACATGAGAGTACAACAAGTAACCATGACCTTCCAATGATCATAGGTCTCTCTCTGGGGTTTGGCATCGTATTAATGATTGTTGCTTTCGTTGTTATCACTGTGGCAAACAGAAAGTTCTACACGCGGCATATCAGAGAAAATGCCCATTATGTTGGATCAGTTGCCACAGAGCACAACTACACAAGAAACAATTTGGATAGAACTCCTGAACCATATACTAGTTATTGCAGTGCAAGTGAGGCTACAGAGAGCAGCATTTACATGTTAGCAAGTTCATGTCGATAA